Genomic DNA from Leptotrichia wadei:
CAATTGATTTTTCAGGAGTATTCTCTTCAATATATTTTGCAAAATAATTATCATCCTCATTCATTTTCAATAAACTATTTACTGATTCAATCAAATAATCCATTCCATCATTTTTTTCCATCTCAATACAATTTTCCAAAAATTCTGATTCTTCTAAGAGATCTATCATAATATCGTAAACATCGTAAATTACAATTTTATAACCATCACCAATTTCTTTATCTCTTTTTTTTATATTTTCCAAATACTCTCTAACTATTAACTCATCTTTAGGAGAATAGTCAAAAATATAGTATGAAACCTCATTTCCTAGTCCTTTACTATTCAAAAAACTATCTTTCTTTATTTCATTTTCTATTTTCCCCAAATCTATTTCTGTTTTCGTCATTACACTTCTCCTTTTAAAGCCTTTATATACATTTCCATTTTATTCTCTCTCAATAAATTTTCTAATTCATAATCCAAATAAATTTTTCTATATAAAATTTTCCCTTTATTTTCTTCCAATAATCCTGCCTCTTTTAAATAATTTCCATACGAACCTCTCATTCGCTTTTTTGTATTTTCTGTAAATTTAGCAACTTCCTCATTTTGTAAAGATTTTTCATCCAAAAATTTTTTAACAGAATTTGGACTATATTCTTTAGTTCCTAGTAACATTTCGTTTCGATAAGAATTATAAACATATTCGAAAAATAATTTATCTGTTTGCATTACTGATAATAAATTTATTATTTTCATAGTTCCAACATCAACCTTAAAAAACAATATCTTTATATCTCCAGAAAGTACTTTTATTCTTTTATTAATTTCACTAAAAATTCTTTTACCATAATCTTTAGAAGGTGCAGAAAAAATATTTTCTTCTTCCTGCATTCTTCTTATCTCATTCTCATTTTTCCCATCTTTCAAAAACTCTAAAAATTTTTTAAATTCTAAAAACCAGAATCCTTTACTTACAATTCCAGCACTGTATTCTCTTTTTCCCATTTTCTACCCCTTAATTACATTAATTTTTGTTTATTTCTTATTAAATATTATATCATTACATTTTTATATTTTACAAGTAAAATTAATAACCTTTTTATTTCAAATCTTTTTTTAATGATAAGCAATTTTTATACTAAATTTCCATTTAAAAATCAAAAATTAATATAAAATCATAACAAATCTACTTTTATACTATTTCCCATTAGACTAATAGATTTATTATAAATTCTATTTAACAAGAGGTCTTTATCCCTTGCCATAAAATAAATAAATTTTTCAAACTGGATTTAGTATTACACATAAAAGAGAAAAAGGGGCTAATGCCTCTTTTAAAATTATCAAATATATTCAGTAAATACCTTAGAAAATATGAATTTAATTTCCTTATAAATAAACAAAAAAGGAACTACCCAAAATCATAGTCCCTTTTATCTCAACAAAAATTATATTTAATTTTTCAATCAATTATCTTTACTCATAATCCCCATCTATCCCCACTTTTCGTAAAATCATCCCTTCTTTCGCCTTTAGATCCAACTTTAATTTCCCATTTGAACCTGTTCTAAATGTTCTGCCTTCTGTTACCAGGTCAATAAATCTTTCATCCTGATAATTTGTTTCAAATTCTACATTCTCCCAATTGTTAAATGAATTGTTTATTACAACAATAATTGTATGATCTTCAATTACTCTTTCGTATACAATTATTTCCCTGTCATTATCAGCAAATATTTCCCTAAACTTACCATAAACAAGTGTTTTATTTTCCAATCTTATTCTTATTAACTTTTTGTACCATTCAAATAAATCGCTGTCGACTTTTTGTTCATAAACTTCATTCTGATTAATATGTGATGGATTTTTTTCATTATCATACAAAAATTCCTTCCATAACATTGGCTTTCTGCAGTATGGGTCTGTTGCTCCCCACATTCCAACTTCATCGCCGTAAAATAGCATTGGTGCTCCAATATAAGTCATTTGGAATATTGATATTAATTTTAATATATCTTTTGGCTTAATTGGGCTGTTTCGCCAATCTATTGTTGTATTTGGATGGTAATTTGAAGCTAGGTCAGGACGAATTCCATTGTATCCTTTTTCTAACTGCTTTCCTTCTTCCAGATTTCTTCCAATTACATCGTTTACAATTCTTGAATAAAGCCTGTCCGTATCGTGTGAACCGTTTAGATTCTGACTCGCCTGTAACGCCTGATACGGATACCAAGTTCTTTTTTCTCGAAGTTCATTGAAAAAGTCCTGTGCCTTTAACTTGTATCTTACTCCACCTTCACGGCTTTGATTTATGAAAAATCCGATAACTGTTTTTAGCCATTCATAGTTCATTACAGTGTCAAATTTATTTCCGCCATTAATATCTCCTGAAGCATTTCCCCAAAGTTCGGCAGTTATGTAGGAATCCTTCTTGCTGCCTTTTACAACTTCTCTCCATTCATTCCAGAAATTTTGATTTTCAAGGCAGTTTGGCACATCTAAACGCCATCCATCAATTCCGTCATCTTCCATCCAGTTTTCACTTTCTTTTCCATCAGGTCCACACATCCATTTTCTCGTAATATTAAAAATGTATTCTTTATATTCCTGATTAAAAGTGTTAAATTCAGGAAGCGAGTCAAATCCACCCCAAGCATTATAAATAGTTCTCTTTCTATTTGCAATTAATGTTTCAAATGCCTGTTCATCACTCATATCATCTGTAATCGGAACATGCTGTCCAAAATCTGTAAATTTGTACCAATCTTTATATTTAGAATTTTCACCGTCTGCAAGCACCATATTAAATGTCCAATGCTCACTGCTGCTATGATTGAAAACTCCGTCAAATATTACACGAATACCATTTTTATGAAATTCCTTTATCAAATCAACCATTATCAAGTCTGACTCTGTCCAAACCCAAGTAGCTGGATCTTCTGTTTCTCCATATCCATTTTTTCCTCTGCTTTCACCCTTTAAGTTCACTTCCAGAAGTTTTAGCTCACTACTTGTCGTAGCCTTGTTTCCAAGCACATCCACGTATGACTTATTCCCATATTTATTATTTCTATTAATTTCCACACCGTGAGTTGACCCGCTTGTCTTTATTGTCCCAAAATCTGGCGAAATATGTCTAAAGTCATTTGCTCCATACTTATGATTTTGATACGAGAAAAATACTGGATTTAGCCATACAGCATTAATTCCAAGCTCCTTCATATATGATATCTTTTCCTTAATTCCCTGTAAATCTCCACCATACATTCTGGCATATTTCAAGCTGTAGTCAATTTCACGCTCTCCCAGCTTTTCCCATATTACCTGTTCCTTAAAATCAGCCGTCCATCGGTTTCTATCAAAATGACTAATCACATTATTACTTTTTTCCCATTTATATTCTTCTACAAAATTCTGTTCATGAAGTCTGTTAGGCTTAAATGCCTCTGGTCCAAATTCATTGAAAATTGGATCATTGTAATGATTTCCATTATAAAATCTATCTGGAAAAATATTATACCAAATAGCTTCTTTTGCCCAGTTTGGTACGTTAAACAACTGTATGTCTTTAGAAGTTGTATTTACAACAAGTCTTTTAGGTTTGCTATAACTCAATGTTTTTCCATTAAAGTAAGCTCTTGAGCCGTTATCTTCCAAAATAAAATAATACAATAGTTTTGTTGCTTCTTTTCCAAAGTTTATAATTCTTTCAAAATAGTCAAATCCGTTTGTCTTATCTTGGTATCTTTCAAGTTCATAAATCATTTCATAATTATCTTCTTCATGTAAAACAATGCTTATGTAAGCCCGCTCCACATCATTCATCTGCGTTCTTATTTTAAATTCATACTCACTGTCAGACAATTTATTAAAATATTGCAAACTATCATAGTTATGAACAATCGCCTTTAAATTTGTATTTTTATCAATCGCTTCATAAACAAATTTTCCGGTTCCCAAATCTCCTTGTGCAAATAATGCTCCATTTTCCCCGATTATAAGTTTTTTATTTTCATTTCCAGGATACCATTTTCCGTCAATCAAGTATTTGTATTCATAAACTCCTTCAGGCGAAGCCAGTGTCACTTCGTAATTTGTCCCTTCAAAATGGTGAATTGGCTCAGTATCGGGCTTCCAGTTATTAAAGTTTCCCGCAATCTCAACTTTATCCGCCTTTTCCAATCCAAAATCAGCAATATTCAAGTTCATTCTGTAAAATTTCATCTTAGTCAATGAAAATGACTTTTTTGATGGAGAATATTCTACATAAATATCTATTCCCTTTTGAAATCCTGTTATTGATTTTGGTGGAAGATTTTCACCTACCACAGCTTCAAATTTTTTGGCAAATGGAGCTGTATGGCTATAAGTTACACCGCTTATTGTACCATTTTCTTCATCCTTTATTTCAAAGAAATAGCTTCCTGATTCAACGTTTCCCCATTTATATATAAAATTTTCCCATTTTTGCTTTAAATTCTCTTCTCTATAAAATTTATTATCTTTGTAAATTATTAATTTATAACCCATTTTCTTCTCCTAA
This window encodes:
- a CDS encoding DUF1819 family protein; its protein translation is MGKREYSAGIVSKGFWFLEFKKFLEFLKDGKNENEIRRMQEEENIFSAPSKDYGKRIFSEINKRIKVLSGDIKILFFKVDVGTMKIINLLSVMQTDKLFFEYVYNSYRNEMLLGTKEYSPNSVKKFLDEKSLQNEEVAKFTENTKKRMRGSYGNYLKEAGLLEENKGKILYRKIYLDYELENLLRENKMEMYIKALKGEV
- a CDS encoding alpha-amylase family glycosyl hydrolase, coding for MGYKLIIYKDNKFYREENLKQKWENFIYKWGNVESGSYFFEIKDEENGTISGVTYSHTAPFAKKFEAVVGENLPPKSITGFQKGIDIYVEYSPSKKSFSLTKMKFYRMNLNIADFGLEKADKVEIAGNFNNWKPDTEPIHHFEGTNYEVTLASPEGVYEYKYLIDGKWYPGNENKKLIIGENGALFAQGDLGTGKFVYEAIDKNTNLKAIVHNYDSLQYFNKLSDSEYEFKIRTQMNDVERAYISIVLHEEDNYEMIYELERYQDKTNGFDYFERIINFGKEATKLLYYFILEDNGSRAYFNGKTLSYSKPKRLVVNTTSKDIQLFNVPNWAKEAIWYNIFPDRFYNGNHYNDPIFNEFGPEAFKPNRLHEQNFVEEYKWEKSNNVISHFDRNRWTADFKEQVIWEKLGEREIDYSLKYARMYGGDLQGIKEKISYMKELGINAVWLNPVFFSYQNHKYGANDFRHISPDFGTIKTSGSTHGVEINRNNKYGNKSYVDVLGNKATTSSELKLLEVNLKGESRGKNGYGETEDPATWVWTESDLIMVDLIKEFHKNGIRVIFDGVFNHSSSEHWTFNMVLADGENSKYKDWYKFTDFGQHVPITDDMSDEQAFETLIANRKRTIYNAWGGFDSLPEFNTFNQEYKEYIFNITRKWMCGPDGKESENWMEDDGIDGWRLDVPNCLENQNFWNEWREVVKGSKKDSYITAELWGNASGDINGGNKFDTVMNYEWLKTVIGFFINQSREGGVRYKLKAQDFFNELREKRTWYPYQALQASQNLNGSHDTDRLYSRIVNDVIGRNLEEGKQLEKGYNGIRPDLASNYHPNTTIDWRNSPIKPKDILKLISIFQMTYIGAPMLFYGDEVGMWGATDPYCRKPMLWKEFLYDNEKNPSHINQNEVYEQKVDSDLFEWYKKLIRIRLENKTLVYGKFREIFADNDREIIVYERVIEDHTIIVVINNSFNNWENVEFETNYQDERFIDLVTEGRTFRTGSNGKLKLDLKAKEGMILRKVGIDGDYE
- a CDS encoding DUF1788 domain-containing protein — its product is MTKTEIDLGKIENEIKKDSFLNSKGLGNEVSYYIFDYSPKDELIVREYLENIKKRDKEIGDGYKIVIYDVYDIMIDLLEESEFLENCIEMEKNDGMDYLIESVNSLLKMNEDDNYFAKYIEENTPEKSIVFLVGIGKIFPFVRSHKILNNLHQVFDRAPVVMFYPGKYDGQSLQLFEEFKDDNYYRAFKLLK